The Leucobacter chromiiresistens genome window below encodes:
- the ykgO gene encoding type B 50S ribosomal protein L36 has product MKVRASLASLKRQPGAQVVRRRGRVYVINKANPRFKGRQG; this is encoded by the coding sequence ATGAAGGTTCGCGCATCGCTCGCATCGCTGAAGCGACAGCCGGGGGCGCAGGTTGTGCGGCGCCGGGGTCGCGTCTACGTGATCAACAAGGCCAACCCCCGCTTCAAGGGACGCCAGGGGTAG
- a CDS encoding TIGR03943 family putative permease subunit, with amino-acid sequence MWRERFDRYWRGIILSGLGIAAILWLAATGRLGWYVHPRYFWFTVSLCAIAAIALCAAVPALRRAERSDAHDGSAPRPLRRALSLAGAVLLVGATAAALLVAPPTTLSVATAQQRQVNAGSGPAGDAPAAGADADRDAHDWAMLLRQGGGAEAEGRTARFIGFVLPSPGGEPDLFTAARFVVSCCAVDAQPLGVPVLAPGWAGEHPEGSWVEVEGVFVANPDVTSDQPVVLRPFAVTAIDEPEDPYVY; translated from the coding sequence TTGTGGCGTGAGCGCTTCGACCGGTACTGGCGCGGGATCATCCTGAGCGGGCTCGGGATCGCCGCGATCCTCTGGCTCGCCGCGACGGGGCGCCTCGGCTGGTACGTGCACCCGAGATACTTCTGGTTCACCGTGTCGCTCTGCGCGATCGCCGCGATCGCGCTGTGCGCGGCGGTTCCCGCCCTGCGCCGCGCTGAGCGGTCGGATGCGCACGACGGGAGCGCACCCCGTCCGCTGAGGCGCGCGCTCTCCCTCGCCGGGGCGGTGCTGCTCGTCGGCGCGACCGCCGCCGCCCTGCTCGTGGCCCCGCCGACCACGCTCTCCGTCGCGACTGCTCAGCAGCGGCAGGTGAACGCGGGATCGGGCCCGGCGGGCGACGCTCCCGCAGCGGGAGCGGATGCCGACCGCGACGCCCATGACTGGGCGATGCTGCTGCGGCAGGGCGGCGGCGCGGAGGCCGAGGGCCGCACGGCGCGCTTCATCGGGTTCGTGCTCCCCTCGCCCGGCGGGGAGCCAGATCTCTTCACCGCCGCCCGCTTCGTCGTCTCCTGCTGCGCGGTCGACGCCCAACCGCTCGGCGTGCCGGTGCTCGCGCCCGGCTGGGCGGGCGAGCACCCCGAGGGATCCTGGGTCGAGGTCGAGGGCGTCTTCGTCGCGAACCCCGACGTGACGAGCGACCAGCCCGTGGTGCTGCGCCCCTTCGCCGTCACCGCCATCGACGAACCGGAAGACCCGTATGTCTACTGA
- a CDS encoding permease — MAAVVHRSRALVLAGSAALALVAAIGVRALTDGASDALALPEALADFVALSLSVFIESLPFVFLGILLSTVVQVWVPQSVIDRVLPRNAALRRAVLSVTGVLLPVCECGNVPLARGLMLRGFTVSEAATFLLAAPVLNPVTIVTTYHAFGWSDGILAARIIGGFVIANLAGWLLSRSAQQSALLADGFRAQCAHGHEHARQSRMQRSLVGIAEETSALMPALVIGSALAGAIQVGAPRDLLLALGSHPLWSVLALMLLAFIISICSSVDAFFILSLSATFLPGSIVAFLLFGAMMDVKMLALLRTTFTARALALLTGLVALCCLVIGWGLNLVA, encoded by the coding sequence ATGGCGGCGGTGGTGCACCGCTCGCGCGCGCTCGTGCTCGCCGGCTCCGCCGCCCTGGCGCTCGTCGCCGCGATCGGCGTGCGGGCGCTCACCGATGGCGCGAGCGACGCGCTCGCACTGCCCGAGGCGCTCGCCGACTTCGTCGCGCTGTCGCTGAGCGTCTTCATCGAGTCGCTGCCGTTCGTCTTCCTCGGCATCCTGCTCTCCACGGTCGTGCAGGTCTGGGTGCCCCAGTCGGTCATCGATCGCGTGCTGCCCCGCAACGCGGCGCTGCGGCGCGCGGTGCTGTCGGTCACCGGCGTGCTCCTCCCCGTCTGCGAGTGCGGCAACGTTCCGCTCGCGCGCGGGCTCATGCTGCGGGGCTTCACCGTCTCCGAGGCCGCGACCTTCCTGCTCGCCGCCCCGGTGCTCAACCCGGTGACCATCGTCACCACGTACCACGCGTTCGGGTGGAGCGATGGGATTCTCGCAGCGCGCATCATCGGCGGATTCGTGATCGCGAACCTCGCGGGCTGGCTCCTCAGCCGCTCCGCGCAGCAGTCCGCGCTGCTCGCCGACGGCTTCCGCGCCCAGTGCGCGCACGGTCACGAGCACGCGCGTCAGAGCCGGATGCAGCGGAGCCTCGTCGGAATCGCGGAGGAGACCAGCGCCCTGATGCCCGCCCTCGTGATCGGGTCTGCGCTGGCCGGAGCGATCCAGGTGGGTGCGCCGCGCGACCTTCTCCTCGCGCTCGGGTCGCATCCGCTCTGGTCCGTGCTCGCGCTCATGCTGCTCGCGTTCATCATCTCGATCTGCTCGAGCGTCGACGCCTTCTTCATCCTCTCGCTCAGCGCGACCTTCCTGCCGGGCAGCATCGTGGCCTTCCTCCTCTTCGGGGCGATGATGGACGTCAAGATGCTCGCCCTGCTGCGCACCACCTTCACCGCCCGCGCGCTCGCGCTGCTCACCGGCCTCGTGGCCCTCTGCTGCCTCGTCATCGGATGGGGGCTGAACCTTGTGGCGTGA